A stretch of Suncus etruscus isolate mSunEtr1 chromosome 9, mSunEtr1.pri.cur, whole genome shotgun sequence DNA encodes these proteins:
- the LOC126018989 gene encoding death-associated protein 1-like → MSLPSEGKHETKAGHPLAVKAGGKHFVQKHPHSGNAKEEKDKEDQEWETSSFVKPTIMISGVVARGDKDFPPEAAQVAYQKPHASMDKHPCQRPQHI, encoded by the coding sequence ATGTCGTTGCCCTCCGAGGGGAAACACGAGACCAAAGCCGGACACCCGCTTGCCGTGAAGGCCGGTGGGAAGCATTTCGTGCAGAAACACCCTCACTCTGGAAACGCCAAAGAGGAGAAGGACAAGGAGGACCAGGAGTGGGAGACTTCCAGCTTCGTCAAACCCACCATCATGATCTCTGGAGTCGTGGCCCGGGGTGACAAGGACTTCCCTCCTGAGGCCGCCCAAGTCGCCTACCAGAAGCCTCATGCCTCCATGGACAAGCACCCCTGCCAGAGACCCCAGCATATCTAG